In Caloramator sp. E03, the sequence TGCACTAAAAGAACAAAATATTGATGCAGCTAAAAAGATATATTTAGATGATGATAAAATAGATGCCATTGAACTTGAAATTGAAAACAAATGTATTAGCCTTCTTGCTCTTCAGCAGCCTATGGCAAAGGATTTAAGAACTATTACAACAGCTCTTAGAATAATAATAGATCTTGAAAGAATGGGAGACCATGCAGTAAATATTGCAAAAATTACTATGGAGATAGGTAAAGAGCCTTTTATAAAGCCTCTTGTAGATATACCTAAGATGGCTGAAATTACTCAAGAAATGGTAAAATTAAGCCTTGATTCATTTGTTAATGAAGATATAAATCTTGCTAAAAAGGTTGCACAGATGGACCAACAGGTAGATGATCTTTATGAAATAGTAATTAGGGATTTGCTAAATATAATTTCATCTAACAATTCAGCAATAAATCAGGTAGCAAAGCTTATGTTTGTTGGAAGGTTTTTAGAAAGGATAGCAGATCATACTACTAATATTTGTGAGAGAATTATATATATGGTGACAGGAGAACTTGAAGAGATAAATTAAGATGTTTTTAAGGCTATATGAAATTTAAGGTTCTATAATATATGTTGGGGCGTAGCCCCAGCATATTTTTTTACAAAAAAATATGCACCTGTTTTAGATGCCTGGTAAAATTAAATTAACTACAAAAATATTACCTGAAAGGAGGCATCCAACAAGTGCACAATAATTATTTTATCAAAAATTTACTGGGTTTTAAAGATGTTATTATAACAAAAGTACTTGATAATGTTTGCTATGAAATTTATTTAGAAATGAAAAAGAAGCCTCATACTTGTCCTCGTTGTAATTCTGAAACTCGTAGAGTTCACGACTATAGAATTCAACGTGTTAAACATCTTCCTTTTTTCTTAAAACCTACGGTTCTTATTATTA encodes:
- the phoU gene encoding phosphate signaling complex protein PhoU; translated protein: MREHFIQKIEDVKHDILRMGGMVESIINDSVNALKEQNIDAAKKIYLDDDKIDAIELEIENKCISLLALQQPMAKDLRTITTALRIIIDLERMGDHAVNIAKITMEIGKEPFIKPLVDIPKMAEITQEMVKLSLDSFVNEDINLAKKVAQMDQQVDDLYEIVIRDLLNIISSNNSAINQVAKLMFVGRFLERIADHTTNICERIIYMVTGELEEIN